AATCAAAAACGCATGCTATAAATTAGAGTCTCTAATCGATAACATGCGTTCTTAAATAACTATATTCAGTTTTATTCTGGCTTTGGTAACTTAATAATAAACGTTGTACCTTTTCCTAATTCGCTTTTAACATCAATGGAACCACCATGCTCTTCGATAATCATTTTACAAATAAACAAACCTAATCCCGTACCTTGTTTACCTCGAGTTCTCGCGGCATCAACTTTATAAAAACGATCAAATACTTGTTGTAAATGTTCTGGTGCAATGCCTGTACCTGTATCTTTAATGTATAAAATATCTTCGCTTTCATTTTCATCACAAGTAATTGCAATTTCATCACCAGGTTTCGTATAACGTGATGCATTATCAATTAAGTTCGTTAGTACTTGATCCATTCGATCCATGTCATAACTCCAAACACGTTTCTTACAATAATTAAAAGTCATATTTAGACCTAAATCATCAGCTTGTTGACGATACTTAATTTTCATCTTATCTAGTAACGCTGCAATAGGCTGAACTTCTTTATTTACAGATAATCCTTCAGCATCCATGCGAGCGACATTTAACAATTCATTAACTAAACGGTTTAAACGTTTCGATTCATCAAGGACAATGGCAAGTGATTCTTTAATTTCATCAGGCTCTGTAACAATGCCATCGACAATTGATTCAGTATAACCTTGAAGTAAAGATATCGGCGTACGCAATTCGTGTGATACATTTGCGATGAAATCTTTCTTCATCTGATCAAGGTTATGTTCATTCGTCATATCACGAATCGTTACAACAACACCACTTTTACCACCCTGTTCAATTTTATCAATATAACTTGTTGTCACAACAAAGAATCGTGCATTCATTTCTAAATCACGCATTTCAGTTTGTTTTGATTTAAAAGTATCTTCAATTTGTCTTAATAAGAAAGATTTGGCATCTTCATCAATATTGTCCATAATATCATTCGCCATCTTATTAGATAAGATAATTTGTCGACTCTCATTAATACCTAAAACACCTTCTACCATAGAGTTAATTAAGCTGTCTCTAATATTTTTAGAAGTGGATAATGCATCGACATGCTCTTCGATTTCAGTACTCATCTGATTGAATGCTTGTGATAATTGTCCAATTTCATCTTTCGTTGTGACAGAAGGTTTATAAGAGTAATCCCCTTCAGATACACGTGTAGCTTGGTCTCTTAAACGTCTTAAAGGTTTTGTAATTCTTGAAGATAAGAAAAATGCAAAGACTGTTGTAACAGTTAAGAAAATAACAGCCGTAATTATGGTGATAATCGTGATAGCATTATTTGTATCTTCAATTGATTTCAAGTCTTTATATATAAAGACTCCACTATATTTGCTATGACTATTCTTCTGTGCTTTTGTTGGATAGCCTAACAGAATATATGTTTGAGATGAACCCTTTTCTTTAATCGTTACATTTCGCGTCACAGATCTTCCTTTATCAAATACATCATCAAAATGGTCGTTGTTGACTACTTCATTCAACATTTGTTTTTTAATATTAGAAAGTGAAGCTGAAGATTGACGATGTTTATTATTTATAATCATTAACCCACCAGGGTTTTCAATTAATGTTTGACTATATTTGATTGCTTCTTCTTTATTGTGCGATTGTTCGACCAGTGAACTAATTCGTCTAGCATCTTCTCTTATGGCATTTTCGGTTTCTTGTGTGAAATAGTATTGCATAAAGGTAATTAACGCAATACTTAATAAAATTAAAACTGTCGTCACTATTAAAATAATAGTTAACCACAGTTTAATTACGACACTATTTAGCCGGCTCATCATTAGATTTAACCTCAAATTTATACCCAACGCCCCAGACTGTTTGAATCATATGCGCAGCTTCGCTAGACACACGATTCAACTTTTCTCTAAGTCGTTTAACATGAGTATCAACTGTTCTTAAATCACCATAGAATTCATAATGCCAAACTTCTTTTAATAATTGTTCACGGTCAAATACTTTATTTGGTGTTTTAGCTAAATATATTAATAATTCGTACTCTTTAGGAGTCAAATTGACTTCTTGATTATCAGCAAGTACGCGATGTGCATCATTATCTATTTCTAAATGTTTGAATTCAATCACATCACGTGCGTGAGGTTCGCTTTGTTCTACAGTTGTAGATTGCGTTCTTCTTAGAAGTGCTTTAACTCTTAAGACTACTTCTCTAGGTGAAAATGGTTTGACGATATAATCATCTGCACCAGATTCAAAACCTTCAACACGGTTTGTTTCTTCACCTTTAGCAGTCAACATAATAATTGGTGTTTGTTTATGTTCACGCAATTTAGTCGCCACCTGGATACCATCCATTTCTGGCAACATTAAATCTAGTAGTATGCAAGCATAATTATTCTCCATTGCAAGGTCATAAGCTTCTTGCCCATTACTCGCTTCATGGATTTCAAAAGATTCTCTTTCTAAATACATTTTAAGTAATCTTCTGATTCTATCCTCATCATCTACGATAAGTATTTCGTTCGACATACAGGTCATACCTCCCACACATGCTTTTCTTTACAAAAGTATTATATCACAGGAAAACGCATACAGTTATTAAAAACCTAAAATTTTGTGAAAAAATTCTCAAACTTTGTGATAAATACATATTTTATCTAATTATTTTCCGTGTTCAGCAAGATGACGCATTACTTTAACTTCATGAGGTGTCAATACGCGGCCTTCGCCAGCATTTAAACCAACAACATTTAAAGGTCCATATTCAATACGAGATAATTTTGTTACTTGATGACCAAAGTGTTCAAACATTCTTCTGACTTGTCGATTTCGTCCTTCTGTAATTGTAATTTCAACCAATGTTGTATTTTTATCTTTATCTTGTTTTTTAACTTTTACTTCAGCTGGTTGTGTTAAACCATCTTCTAATTCTATGCCTTTTTCTAATGCTTTTACTTCTTCTCGCATAAGATAGCCTTTTAGTTTCGCAACATATTTTTTCTTAATTTGATATCGAGGATGTGTCATTAAATTAGTAAATTCTCCATCATTTGTTAATAATAACAATCCAGATGTATCATAGTCTAAGCGTCCAACAGGATAAATACGAGCATCAATATCTTTAAAATAATCAGTAACCACTGTACGACCTCTATCATCTGATACACTTGTTATCACTTGTGTTGGCTTATGGAATAATATGTAAATCTTGTCCTCTT
This is a stretch of genomic DNA from Staphylococcus roterodami. It encodes these proteins:
- the srrB gene encoding two-component system sensor histidine kinase SrrB; the encoded protein is MMSRLNSVVIKLWLTIILIVTTVLILLSIALITFMQYYFTQETENAIREDARRISSLVEQSHNKEEAIKYSQTLIENPGGLMIINNKHRQSSASLSNIKKQMLNEVVNNDHFDDVFDKGRSVTRNVTIKEKGSSQTYILLGYPTKAQKNSHSKYSGVFIYKDLKSIEDTNNAITIITIITAVIFLTVTTVFAFFLSSRITKPLRRLRDQATRVSEGDYSYKPSVTTKDEIGQLSQAFNQMSTEIEEHVDALSTSKNIRDSLINSMVEGVLGINESRQIILSNKMANDIMDNIDEDAKSFLLRQIEDTFKSKQTEMRDLEMNARFFVVTTSYIDKIEQGGKSGVVVTIRDMTNEHNLDQMKKDFIANVSHELRTPISLLQGYTESIVDGIVTEPDEIKESLAIVLDESKRLNRLVNELLNVARMDAEGLSVNKEVQPIAALLDKMKIKYRQQADDLGLNMTFNYCKKRVWSYDMDRMDQVLTNLIDNASRYTKPGDEIAITCDENESEDILYIKDTGTGIAPEHLQQVFDRFYKVDAARTRGKQGTGLGLFICKMIIEEHGGSIDVKSELGKGTTFIIKLPKPE
- the srrA gene encoding two-component system response regulator SrrA; translation: MSNEILIVDDEDRIRRLLKMYLERESFEIHEASNGQEAYDLAMENNYACILLDLMLPEMDGIQVATKLREHKQTPIIMLTAKGEETNRVEGFESGADDYIVKPFSPREVVLRVKALLRRTQSTTVEQSEPHARDVIEFKHLEIDNDAHRVLADNQEVNLTPKEYELLIYLAKTPNKVFDREQLLKEVWHYEFYGDLRTVDTHVKRLREKLNRVSSEAAHMIQTVWGVGYKFEVKSNDEPAK
- a CDS encoding rRNA pseudouridine synthase yields the protein MTKELERLQKRIANSGYTSRRKAETLISEGKVKVNGTTVTELGTKVKPSDTIEVEGIKIEQEDKIYILFHKPTQVITSVSDDRGRTVVTDYFKDIDARIYPVGRLDYDTSGLLLLTNDGEFTNLMTHPRYQIKKKYVAKLKGYLMREEVKALEKGIELEDGLTQPAEVKVKKQDKDKNTTLVEITITEGRNRQVRRMFEHFGHQVTKLSRIEYGPLNVVGLNAGEGRVLTPHEVKVMRHLAEHGK